Sequence from the Maribellus comscasis genome:
TATTTCAATGATCTCACCATCAATATAATGACGTTGGGAGGTTTGGCGCTTGGAGCAGGTATGCTTGTGGATAATGCAATTGTGGTTATGGAAAATATATTCCGAAACCACGAAAACGGGTTAAGCGCCAAGGAATCAGCCGTAATCGGGACTTCACAGGTTGGTGGGGCAATTACTGCTTCAACAATCACCACAATCGTAGTATTCCTTCCAATTGTTTATTTGCATGGCGCGTCAGGAGAATTGTTTAAAGACCAGGCATGGACGGTGGCTTTTTCGTTAATTTCTTCACTTTTTGTAGCCATCTTCTTAATCCCTATGATGTATCACAGGTTTTACAGGAACAAAAAGATGCCTGTGAAACAAAAATCAGTTAAAGTAGGTGGTTACGGTCGTTTTCTTGAAAAGATACTAAAGGCAAAGTGGTTGGTTATCATTTTGGCAACTGCTTTAGTAGCCGGTTCAGTATTTTTGGTTCCAATGATCGGTACAGAATTTATGCCCAAAACTGAAACCCGGGAATTTACAGTTGATTTAAAACTACAGGAGGGAACAGAGTTGAGCCGAACTGAATCGACGGTAAAAAATATTGAAAACATTCTTACAGATTATTTAGGTGAGAATTTGGATAATATATATTCTCATGCAGGCCCTTCCAGTGGGATAGCCAGCGATGAGACCTCCGTTTTCCAAGGCGAAAATACAGCTGAAATTAAGGTGATTTTGAAAGAAGAAGCAACAGTTACTTCAGAGACTGTAATTGAAACTCTTGATAAACTTTTATCTGGTGTTGAAGGACTTGAGGCTACATTCACACAAGAAGAAAGCGCACTGAAGTCTATTCTTGGAACAGATGAAGCCCCTGTGGTTGTCGAAGTCAGAGGAGAAGAAATGGAAGAAATTGAAGCCATTGTAACTCAGGTTAAAGAAAGGATGGTAGGAATGTCAGGGTTGTTTAATATCCAGTCTTCGATAGAGCATGGTGCTCCTGAAGTTGAAATTAAAGTTGACAGGGTGCGTGCCGGAATGTATGGAGTTGATATAAGCTCAGTAATCAGCCAGCTGCAGGAACAACTTGAAGGAATGAATGCCGGAGAGCTCGAAAAAGAGGGCGAAATGCAGGATATAACCATTAAAGTTCCTGAAAAAGGATTGCATGAAATTGACGAATTGACCATTACCTCCGGAACTCAGGTGTTCCGTTTGAATGAAATTGCCGAAATTTCTTATGGAGTTTCTCCCAAAGAGATTTTCAGAAGAAATCAAAACAGGATAGGAAAAGTTACTGCACAATTGGAAAAGGGAGTTGCCCTCGACCATGTGGCTAATCAAATTCGCGAGGCAACATCCTCAATTGAGCTGCCACAGAATTATCGGATTTTGGTAACCGGTGAAGAAGAAAAACGTCAGGATTCGATGGCGAACCTTGGTTTCGCGCTTTTGCTATCAATTGTATTGGTTTATATGGTAATGGCTTCGCAGTTTGAATCACTTATTCACCCGTTTACTATTTTGTTAACAATCCCACTGGCAGTGGTAGGAAGTATAGTCACATTCTTTTTATTAGGGAAAACCCTGAATATAATGGCCATAATAGGTGTGATTATGCTGGTAGGTATTGCTGTAAACGATTCTATTATTTTGGTTGATCGCATCAACCAGTTAATACGTGAAGGAGTAAACCGGAAGGATGCAATTTTATTGGCCGGTCAGCAACGAATCCGACCAATTATTATGACCAGCTTAACTACAATCCTGGCATTGCTGCCGCTCACCATAGGCTTTGGAGAAAGTGCTTCACTCAGGTCTCCAATGGCAATGGCTGTTATCGGAGGTTTGGTTACATCAACCCTGTTGACATTGGTTGTTATTCCTTGTGTTTACGACGTATTAGACAGGTTTAAAGGATTGTTTACAAATAAAAAAGAGACTGCGGTTGAGCAAGTTTAATTTCATAAATTCTAAGGATGAAACGAGCCGGAATTAAATATTATCAAAAAAAAGAAAAATATATTGTTGGCGGGTTCCGTGTGTTTCATGTAAAATTTAAAAAATCATAGGGCACATGAAATTCATCATAAGCAGAAAAATATTCATCACCATGCTTTTTACGGGACTTACCCTTTTGGGCTATGTCTCTTATCAGCGGCTTGAGGTTGAGTTAATGCCAAATGCCGAACTCCCTATGCTGTTTGTATCCATTAATTCCAGGGTGGAAGTTGACCCGAATTATATGGAAAATCAGGCAGTAATTCCGATTGAGGGTGCAATTGGGACAATGGAAGGTATCGAGAGCATGGAATCCTCCTTAAACAACCGAACGGCATCTATCCAGGTAAATTTTAAACAAAATGTAAATTTTAAGTATACTTTTCTGAAACTGCAGGAAAAGATTCAGCAGGTTACCGATAATCTGGATGAGAATTTTATAGTAACCGTAAACAGGGTTGATTTGGAGTCGCTTAGCAATCAGTTTATGGAAGTGCAAATCCGGGGTAGCGGCGGTACTGACCGAATTCGGAATATTGTTGATGAGGAGATAACAGCTGAAATGGAAAATATTGATGGAGTTGCTTCTGTTACCGTTTATGGTGGGAAGGAGAAATCCATTGAAGTTACATACGACGCTGGAGCCTGTGAGGCATACGATATTACTCCGTCTCAAATTCAACGGGCTATTTCGGAGAGTTCAACGGCGCGTACTTTTGCCGGGTATCTGCATGATTCGCAAAAACAATACTTTGTGCATGTTACCGCTGAATATGACAATGTTTCAGATATTGAAAATATTGTTGTTGCCGATGGGCCAATTTTCCTGAAAGATGTTGCCGATATTTATTTTGGTGTAAAAGAAGAAGAAACGATTAGCAGGGTAAACGGTTTGGATGCCGTTTCGATGATTCTGGTCTCCGATTCCCAGGCCAATCTTATCGACCTTTCTCATGCTGTAGACGAAGAAATTCAGCGTTTAAACAATGAGCTTGCTGTCAAAGATGTTGAGATCGTTGTGCAAACCAACTCTGCCGAAACAATGGAAGACAACATTAACCAGATAATGAACCTGGCACTGGTGGGAGGTCTTTTAGCCATTTTCGTATTATGGATGTTTCTGAAAAATCTGAAAATTGTTTCTTTTATTGCTCTCGCAATACCAATTTCAGTTTTTACTGCATTTAATCTTTTCTATGCCTTTAATATTTCGTTAAACAGTTTAACATTGGTTGGATTGGTTCTGGCTATAGGAATGTTGCTGGACAACAGTGTTGTAGTACTGGAAAATATTTACCGGCTTTCGGGGAAACGTTACGATGCGGATACAGCAGTAGTTCAGGGAACTCAGGAGGTTTGGAGATCAATTGTTGCAGCAACATTAACCACGGTAACTGTATTTTTACCCTTTGTGTTTTCAACCGATTACATGATTCAGTTGCTTGGAAATCACGTTGGCGTGTCTATTATCTCAACTTTAATGGTTTCTCTGTTTGTTGCGTTACTTCTTATTCCAATGGCAGCGCACGTTTTACTGAGAGGAAAATCGTCGCACAATATTTTTTATGAAAAGGTTACAACAAATAACCGGATTATTCAAATTTATATTCTTTTACTGAAGTCAAGTATGAGAAAACCTGCAGGCACAGTAATTGGTGCAATTGTAGTTTTCTTTATAACTGTATTTGTCGTTTTGGCAATTAGTGTTAGTAACCTTCAGGAAGTGGAAGAGACAGAATTCTCGGTGTATGTAACTATGCCTACCGGTTCAACACTTGAAAAGACAGATTTAGTTGTTAAGGAAATAGAAAGCCGTTTGGAAGACCTGGAGGAGAAACAGGATGTCAGCTCAAGAATTGAGGAAGATGAAGCGGTATTAACCATTGTTTTGAAAGAAGATTATAAAGATATTGCAGATCGAACCGTCGCTGAAATTAAGTCTGATGTCGAAGATCGGTTTGACAATATATCACAGGGAGAAATTAGTTTAACTGCACCTACATCCAGTTCGAGCTTTCGTGGCGGCGGCGGTGGAATGGGAGGTGGCGGAACCGAGAATTTTAGCCGCTTTTTGGGAATTGGCTCAAATCAGGAACAAATCATTATAAAAGGAGAAGATTTCGATATAATGAAAGGTGTTGCGGAAGATCTGGAATATTATATCGAGGATCTGGAATCGATACGCAGCGTAAGGTTAAGTGTTTCCAGTAATCAACCTGAAATTCACCTGCATTTTAACCAGTTACTTTTAACTGATTATGGTATTAACTTAGGAAATATCACTTCAGAGCTTTCAACTTTTTCGCGCGAATTTACATCGGGTGCCACATTTAAGCAGGGGACCGAGGAATACGAAATTGTTATTAAGGAAAAGCTTGATGACGGAGAAGAGGAAGAAGACACGGATAAAGGGATTGACGATTTGCGAATGTTGCAAATAAGTAATTCAGAAGGTGCAACTTACGATTTACAGGATCTGGCAGAACTGATTTACGATGAAGGGATGTCGAGGATTACGCGTGTAAATCAGGAAAAACAGATTGAAGTAACCTACCAGTTTGTCGAAGAGGCAGAACAATCAAAGGATCTTTTGGAAGCTTACCGTCTTGAAATTGACCAAATCGTAGAATCGTACAAACTTCCGTCGGGAGTGGCGGTAGAAGTCGTTCATGAGGAAGATCAATATTCAGAGTTCTATTTTCTTATTGCAGCTGCATTTATCCTGATTTTGATGATTCTGGCTTCTGTATTTGAATCGCTTTCAACACCTTTTGTCTTAATGTTTTCTGTTCCTTTGGCAGCTATCGGTTCATTCCTTGCATTGATATTTACCGGAAACAGTTTGTTTAACGCCAATACATTAATGGGTTTTCTTATTTTGCTTGGCGTGGTTGTAAACAACGGTATTATTTTAATTGACTATACCAATATACTTCGTAAAAGAGGTTATCGGAAGTCTCGCGCTTTAATGACAGCCGGCCTTTCCAGAGTGCGTCCGATTTTAATTACCGCCATTACAACTATTGTTGCCATGTTTCCTTTGGCAATGGGACAGGCAGAATATGTGGGTGCTATTGGAGCTCCGTTTGCAATTACAGTAATTGGCGGTTTAGCGTTTAGTACAATACTCACACTTATATTTATCCCGACTTTATACGCCGGTCTTGAGAATGCAATCGACTGGATAAATTCATTGAGCTGGCCTTTGAAAATAGGACAACTGTCTGTGTTTATTGTTGGCTCAATATACATCTATCTCGAAGTGAATACCTTTATCTGGCAGTTACTCGATTTTATGATACTGATAATAGCGGTTCCCGGTATTACTGCTTTTGTTATGACAAGTTTACGCCAGGCCAGTTCAAAAGTAATCGACGAAGAGCAAGCAATAACAATTAAAATCAGGAGACTGGTTAAGATCTATGATCGGGACAACAGATTTGTTCGTGAATGGAAATCAGGTATAAAAATTCGTGAACGTGCCGGGTTAACCAAGGATTATAAACACATAAGAGATTTTTATGACCTTGTTTGGCAGCTCCCCTTATTTATTTTCCTGGTTTATTTCACCTTTATTTATATGGAAAATAATTTATGGATGTGGGTAATGTCACATGTCGTTTTCTTTTATTTGTTTTTATTATACGTTCCGTTTAACCAGGTGATGATTAACAAATATGAATCTACATCAAAACCTGTATATCTTAAAATAAACCGAGTCGTTAAAAATCTTATTTACTGGCTTACTCCATTATTATTTCTGTTTATTTTCTTTAAGCGGTGGGATAATCTGGGAATGGTGATTTTTGTGGCTATAATTTGGTTATTGTTACTTGTAATATATACCTCAGGAGAATACATTCAAAAGAAAAACCTCAATATTGCCAGGATTAGCGGGCGTTTTGCTGGTTTACGAAGAGGATTTTTTACGATTGTACGGCAAATACCAATAATTGGAAAGCGAAAAAAACCGTTCAGGGCATTAAATGGCGTATCGCTTGAAATAAAAACCGGAATGTTTGGACTACTCGGTCCGAATGGTGCCGGTAAATCAACCATGATGAGG
This genomic interval carries:
- a CDS encoding efflux RND transporter permease subunit, which codes for MKFIISRKIFITMLFTGLTLLGYVSYQRLEVELMPNAELPMLFVSINSRVEVDPNYMENQAVIPIEGAIGTMEGIESMESSLNNRTASIQVNFKQNVNFKYTFLKLQEKIQQVTDNLDENFIVTVNRVDLESLSNQFMEVQIRGSGGTDRIRNIVDEEITAEMENIDGVASVTVYGGKEKSIEVTYDAGACEAYDITPSQIQRAISESSTARTFAGYLHDSQKQYFVHVTAEYDNVSDIENIVVADGPIFLKDVADIYFGVKEEETISRVNGLDAVSMILVSDSQANLIDLSHAVDEEIQRLNNELAVKDVEIVVQTNSAETMEDNINQIMNLALVGGLLAIFVLWMFLKNLKIVSFIALAIPISVFTAFNLFYAFNISLNSLTLVGLVLAIGMLLDNSVVVLENIYRLSGKRYDADTAVVQGTQEVWRSIVAATLTTVTVFLPFVFSTDYMIQLLGNHVGVSIISTLMVSLFVALLLIPMAAHVLLRGKSSHNIFYEKVTTNNRIIQIYILLLKSSMRKPAGTVIGAIVVFFITVFVVLAISVSNLQEVEETEFSVYVTMPTGSTLEKTDLVVKEIESRLEDLEEKQDVSSRIEEDEAVLTIVLKEDYKDIADRTVAEIKSDVEDRFDNISQGEISLTAPTSSSSFRGGGGGMGGGGTENFSRFLGIGSNQEQIIIKGEDFDIMKGVAEDLEYYIEDLESIRSVRLSVSSNQPEIHLHFNQLLLTDYGINLGNITSELSTFSREFTSGATFKQGTEEYEIVIKEKLDDGEEEEDTDKGIDDLRMLQISNSEGATYDLQDLAELIYDEGMSRITRVNQEKQIEVTYQFVEEAEQSKDLLEAYRLEIDQIVESYKLPSGVAVEVVHEEDQYSEFYFLIAAAFILILMILASVFESLSTPFVLMFSVPLAAIGSFLALIFTGNSLFNANTLMGFLILLGVVVNNGIILIDYTNILRKRGYRKSRALMTAGLSRVRPILITAITTIVAMFPLAMGQAEYVGAIGAPFAITVIGGLAFSTILTLIFIPTLYAGLENAIDWINSLSWPLKIGQLSVFIVGSIYIYLEVNTFIWQLLDFMILIIAVPGITAFVMTSLRQASSKVIDEEQAITIKIRRLVKIYDRDNRFVREWKSGIKIRERAGLTKDYKHIRDFYDLVWQLPLFIFLVYFTFIYMENNLWMWVMSHVVFFYLFLLYVPFNQVMINKYESTSKPVYLKINRVVKNLIYWLTPLLFLFIFFKRWDNLGMVIFVAIIWLLLLVIYTSGEYIQKKNLNIARISGRFAGLRRGFFTIVRQIPIIGKRKKPFRALNGVSLEIKTGMFGLLGPNGAGKSTMMRIVCGILEQSYGKIWINGMDTQKYREELQGLIGYLPQAFGTYENMSAWDFLDYQAILKGIKDTKIRNERLEYVLKSVHMFERKDDKIGSFSGGMKQRIGIAQILLNLPRILVVDEPTAGLDPRERIRFRNLLVELSRERIVIFSTHIIEDISSSCNQVAVINRGNLKYFGTPNDMVKMGDNFVWHFSIPAKEFDTFANKQMIVHHMRDGENIKVRCLAKEKPAENAVNVPPHLEDAYLCLLKDFV
- a CDS encoding efflux RND transporter permease subunit, with amino-acid sequence MKKLTEFSVNYPVTILMVVLGVVLLGYISYDKLGVDLFPDLNSPRIFVEVQSGERPPEEMEKQFVEDIEALAIRQSDVIQVTSVSKVGSAQITVEYDWNKDMDEAFLDLQKALNTLTQNSEIDELTITQHDPNTSPVMIIGLTHSEIKDMNELRKAAENYIRNELVRLEGVAEVELSGEEEAEVIIQTDPYRLEAQDLTMDEISTRIQSFNTSVSGGSISEMGMQYIVKGVSMLQSTEDFENLIVGYKAVREVADGEATVSMAPIFLKDVATVSFGNKEPENIVHINGERCIGLAVYKETKYNTVKAVEQINESLADIEKALPGYHLTQVTNQGRFISQAIGEVEESALLGILLAVVILFIFLRRFGTTLIVSVAIPISIIATFNLMYFNDLTINIMTLGGLALGAGMLVDNAIVVMENIFRNHENGLSAKESAVIGTSQVGGAITASTITTIVVFLPIVYLHGASGELFKDQAWTVAFSLISSLFVAIFLIPMMYHRFYRNKKMPVKQKSVKVGGYGRFLEKILKAKWLVIILATALVAGSVFLVPMIGTEFMPKTETREFTVDLKLQEGTELSRTESTVKNIENILTDYLGENLDNIYSHAGPSSGIASDETSVFQGENTAEIKVILKEEATVTSETVIETLDKLLSGVEGLEATFTQEESALKSILGTDEAPVVVEVRGEEMEEIEAIVTQVKERMVGMSGLFNIQSSIEHGAPEVEIKVDRVRAGMYGVDISSVISQLQEQLEGMNAGELEKEGEMQDITIKVPEKGLHEIDELTITSGTQVFRLNEIAEISYGVSPKEIFRRNQNRIGKVTAQLEKGVALDHVANQIREATSSIELPQNYRILVTGEEEKRQDSMANLGFALLLSIVLVYMVMASQFESLIHPFTILLTIPLAVVGSIVTFFLLGKTLNIMAIIGVIMLVGIAVNDSIILVDRINQLIREGVNRKDAILLAGQQRIRPIIMTSLTTILALLPLTIGFGESASLRSPMAMAVIGGLVTSTLLTLVVIPCVYDVLDRFKGLFTNKKETAVEQV